The Theileria annulata chromosome 3, complete sequence, *** SEQUENCING IN PROGRESS *** genome has a segment encoding these proteins:
- a CDS encoding 40s ribosomal protein s3a, putative, whose amino-acid sequence MAVGKNKRVSKGKKGAKKKVIDPFSRKEWYNLKAPVTFNVRNFGQTLVTKTIGTKLATDGLKGRVFEMSLADLNADEDQAYRKIKLSCEDVQGRNCLTDFHGTSVTRDKLCSLIRKNYSLIEAFADVKTLDGYNLRMFCVGYTKRRPGQLKSTCYVRSSKVRLIHKKMVAVMTNEASNSTLKELVKKVIPESIGKEIEKACKSIFPLQNVLVRKIKVLKKPKFDLTKLMESHNYSGEEEGHTLKVKESENATNLLTAELQSS is encoded by the coding sequence atggCAGTTGGAAAAAACAAAAGAGTAAGTAAGGGCAAAAAGGGCGCCAAGAAGAAGGTTATAGACCCATTCTCCCGTAAGGAATGGTACAACCTCAAAGCACCAGTAACCTTCAATGTTCGTAACTTCGGTCAGACATTAGTTACAAAAACAATCGGAACAAAACTTGCAACCGATGGACTCAAAGGTAGAGTATTTGAAATGAGTCTAGCAGATTTAAACGCAGACGAAGATCAAGCCTATCgtaaaatcaaattatcaTGCGAAGATGTCCAAGGCAGAAACTGCCTGACCGACTTCCATGGAACAAGCGTCACAAGAGACAAACTTTGTTCATTAATAAGAAAAAATTACTCACTAATCGAGGCATTCGCAGATGTCAAGACACTAGATGGATACAACCTCAGAATGTTTTGTGTAGGATATACAAAAAGAAGACCAGGACAATTGAAATCTACGTGCTATGTGAGATCAAGCAAAGTGAGGTTGATTCACAAGAAGATGGTCGCAGTAATGACGAACGAGGCTTCCAATAGCACACTTAAGGAACTAGTAAAGAAGGTTATCCCGGAATCAATCGGGAAGGAAATAGAAAAGGCCTGTAAATCGATCTTCCCTCTCCAAAATGTACTGGTTAGGAAGATTAAAGTCCTGAAGAAACCAAAATTCGACCTAACAAAGCTGATGGAATCCCACAACTACTCAGGAGAAGAGGAAGGCCACACGCTCAAAGTTAAAGAGTCAGAAAATGCAACCAACCTTCTAACTGCAGAGTTACAGTCAAgctaa
- a CDS encoding elongation factor tu, putative, which translates to MINCSLFLKIRPNQCSSFRNFIFCGFSSIVPKKTLGLNKEIYFIRSEFRSFAVGTFVRRKEHLNIGTIGHVDHGKTTLTAALTKVCSSAGVGEYVPYDSIDKAPEERKRGITICATHVEYETENRHYGHVDCPGHADYIKNMISGAAQMDGAILVVSAPDGPMPQTREHILLARQIGVPRLVVYLNKMDLLEDPELLELVELEIRELLSEHNYDGDSTPIVKGSATKALNDDPESVQSIKDLLKACDEYLLTPERKSDLPLLIAVDEVMSIPGKGTVVTGRVEQGKIRPGDSIEIIGGKKAGKKSTVVGLEMFRKTLDEGIAGDQVGILLKNVKKDDVSRGFVITCPGKYSCYDSFDADLYVLTHEEGGRKNAFVSNYRPQAFIRTGDISCSVHLPENVPMAAPGDSLRCNIKLLHHMPLHEGLRFALREGGRTVASGIISKVNP; encoded by the exons gaAGTGAGTTTCGCTCCTTCGCGGTAGGAACTTTCGTTAGAAGAAAGGAACATTTAAACATCGGTACGATCGGCCATGTCGACCACGGAAAGACGACCCTTACAGCTGCTCTAACAAAAGTATGTAGTTCAGCAGGTGTGGGAGAGTACGTTCCGTACGACTCCATAGATAAAGCTCCAGAGGAACGTAAAAGAGGTATAACAATCTGTGCCACACATGTAGAATATGAAACTGAAAATCGACATTATGGACATGTGGACTGCCCTGGTCATGCAGactatattaaaaatatgatttCAGGAGCTGCTCAAATGGACGGAGCCATTTTGGTGGTTTCAGCGCCTGATGGACCGATGCCCCAAACTAGAGAACACATTTTACTCGCCAGACAAATAGGAGTACCTCGACTTGTAGTTTATTTGAACAAGATGGATCTACTTGAAGATCCTGAGCTACTTGAGTTAGTTGAGTTAGAGATCCGTGAATTACTTTCTGAGCACAATTATGATGGTGACTCTACACCAATTGTGAAGGGCTCAGCAACAAAAGCATTAAACGATGACCCAGAATCAGTTCAATCTATTAAAGATTTGCTAAAGGCGTGTGATGAATATCTATTAACGCCTGAAAGAAAATCAGATTTACCACTTTTGATAGCTGTTGATGAAGTAATGTCTATTCCAGGAAAAGGAACTGTAGTTACAGGAAGAGTGGAACAAGGAAAGATAAGACCAGGTGACTCTATTGAGATTATTGGAGGAAAGAAGGCCGGGAAAAAAAGTACAGTTGTTGGTTTGGAAATGTTTAGAAAAACTCTGGACGAAGGAATTGCAGGAGACCAAGTTGGAATTTTGCTGAAAAATGTCAAAAAGGATGATGTTTCTAGAGGATTTGTTATAACTTGTCCCGGAAAGTATTCATGCTATGATTCCTTTGATGCAGACTTGTATGTACTAACACATGAAGAGGGAGGAAGAAAAAATGCCTTTGTGTCAAATTATAGGCCTCAGGCCTTTATAAGAACAGGTGATATTAGTTGTTCAGTTCATCTTCCCGAAAATGTGCCCATG GCTGCTCCAGGAGATAGTTTGCGTTGCAATATTAAACTTTTGCATCATATGCCTCTACACGAAGGACTTAGGTTCGCTTTGAGGGAAGGTGGAAGAACCGTAGCATCGGGAATAATTTCTAAAGTAAACCCATAA